A genomic region of Haliotis asinina isolate JCU_RB_2024 chromosome 1, JCU_Hal_asi_v2, whole genome shotgun sequence contains the following coding sequences:
- the LOC137297622 gene encoding ras-related protein Rab-3A-like — MAHYDYNVKIILLGDYGVGKSTLMNYLGKQKEGSVRCCCGRSNRNGYVEIEVNRNEKCILARITDTGGQERYRSLTSSYYRGAHGCILMFDVTREETFHNIQNWSADLETYGPAQHVSSIMVGNKCMSPEREVTRQRGDKHAEHLELPYTEIDVVKNYNVIRLFEKLIDNIMEVASRKNSLAMEIKPLSLRKDSKESLAPENSCCSC; from the exons ATGGCTCATTATGACTACAACGTTAAGATCATCCTTCTTGGAGACTACGGTGTGGGCAAGAGTACCCTGATGAATTATCTCGGAAAACAAAAGGAGGGTTCAGTCAGATGCTGCTGTGGGCGATCTAACAGGAATGGTTATGTGGAAATAGAGGTCAACAGGAATGAGAAGTGCATCTTAGCGAGAATAACAGACACTGGAG GTCAAGAGCGTTACCGCAGTTTGACGTCATCTTATTACCGAGGTGCTCATGGCTGTATACTGATGTTTGACGTCACAAGGGAGGAAACGTTTCATAATATCCAGAATTG GTCCGCTGACCTGGAGACGTACGGCCCAGCTCAGCACGTGTCATCAATCATGGTGGGCAATAAATGCATGTCACCGGAACGGGAAGTGACGCGACAAAGGGGAGATAAGCATGCAGAGCACTTGGAACTTCCGTACACGGAAATCGATGTGGTAAAGAACTACAACGTTATTCGACTGTTTGAGAAGCTCATAGATAATATCATGGAAGTGGCCTCCAGGAAAAACTCTCTGGCAATGGAAATAAAACCACTGTCTCTGAGGAAGGATTCAAAGGAGTCTCTTGCTCCTGAAAACAGTTGTTGCTCATGCtga